In Pseudonocardia cypriaca, a single genomic region encodes these proteins:
- the phoU gene encoding phosphate signaling complex protein PhoU, translating into MPPAPLPQQLAELSELLGRMCTAAADALNRATAALLESRERLAVQVVTGDEVIDALRAQVESLACDALLFHNPVAGDLRAVVSAIRASGDIERMGDLALHVAEVVRMRSPKPALPAEVQPAFAEMGKVAVQLALKAAEVARTRNVILAAELDTDDDAMDVLHHEMMEVLMDEHWPHGVRAAVDITLLARYYERFADHAVVVARETVYAVTGQEPDALPI; encoded by the coding sequence ATGCCTCCCGCGCCGCTGCCGCAACAGTTGGCAGAGCTGTCCGAGCTGCTCGGCCGGATGTGCACCGCCGCAGCGGACGCGCTGAACCGCGCCACCGCCGCGCTGCTGGAGTCACGTGAACGGCTCGCCGTGCAGGTCGTCACGGGTGACGAGGTGATCGACGCGCTCCGCGCCCAGGTGGAGTCGCTCGCGTGCGACGCGCTGCTGTTCCACAACCCGGTTGCGGGCGACCTGCGCGCCGTCGTGTCCGCGATCCGGGCTTCCGGCGACATCGAGCGGATGGGCGACCTGGCGTTGCACGTCGCCGAGGTGGTGCGCATGCGGTCGCCCAAGCCGGCGCTGCCCGCCGAGGTGCAGCCGGCCTTCGCCGAGATGGGGAAGGTCGCCGTGCAGCTCGCGCTCAAGGCGGCCGAGGTCGCGCGCACCCGCAACGTGATCCTGGCGGCCGAGCTGGACACCGACGACGACGCGATGGACGTGCTGCACCACGAGATGATGGAGGTGCTCATGGACGAGCACTGGCCGCACGGGGTGCGCGCGGCCGTCGACATCACGCTGCTGGCCCGCTACTACGAGCGCTTCGCCGACCACGCGGTGGTGGTGGCGCGGGAGACCGTCTACGCCGTGACAGGGCAGGAGCCCGACGCCCTCCCGATCTGA